TTATTTCTTTTACGCTTACTCCAAATTTCTTGGCTATTTTTATTAAGCTATCTCCCCTTTTAACCCTGTAAACTACATAACTCTTTTTGTAGTTAGTTTTAGTTTTAGTTTTAACAACCTTTTTACTTTTGCTTATTTTCTTCTTCAAACAAATTTTTTCACCGGGTCTTAAGTACTTTCTATTTTTGAGTTTAGGGTTTAGTTCTAAAAGTTTTCCTATTGACGTTTTATACTCTTTCGCTATTTTCCACAGGGAGTCTCCTTTTTTTACCTTATAGTAAACACTGCACTCGGAAGCGTATAGGGTGAGGGCACTAAGAATACCTAATATCAAAACCGTAAACGGGTTCATCGGATTGCTCCTTTATTATTTCTACTTTATCAACCCTTGCCGCGGGAGGTCCTTTGAGTATGTCCTTTATGAAGTGTCCTATAAGTTCTTCGTCTCCCTCTACGAGTATTTCAACCCTTCCGTCGGGAAGGTTCCTGACCCAACCGTTTAATCCGTAACTTTCCGCTATTCTCTTCGTGTAGGCTCTGAAGCCCACTCCCTGCACCAGACCTTCTACGAAAATCCTCAACTTCATGTTAATTATGATAAACGTAAATTAATCCCCTATTTCTATCTTTCCTTCGTCTATCATCTTTCTGATGATGTTCACTACCTGCCTTTGAGCCTTTTCTATCTCTGACTTCTTCACAGGCCCTAAGGCTTCCATGTCTTCTAAGAAGAGCTTTGCCGCACGCTTTGACATGTTTGAAAGGAACTTCTGTTTTATGTCTTCGGGAGCACCGAGCAGGGCTATCATCAAGGTGTTTTTGTCCACAACTTTCAGTATTTCTATGATATCCCTGTCCGAGAGTTTCCTTATGTCCTCGAAGGTGAACATCTTTTCCCTTATCCTTTCTTCGAGGAGGGGATCTTCCTGTCCTATGCTCTGGAGAATGAGCTCCCTCGTTTCCTTGTCAAGGGTGTTTAAGAGTTCCGCGGCAACCGCTGTTCCCTCCAGTTTTAAGGCTTCCTTCGCACCTAAGGAACTTATCTCTTCGAGGAGTATTTGAGCGAGTTCCTTCACGTACTGCACGTTTACGTTTTCTAAGGTGGCTATCCTCTTTACAACTTCCTTTTTAAGTTCTTCAGGTAAGTTCTGGATTATCTCAGCAGATTTCTTCGGACTGAGCTGGGAAAGGAACAGGGCAATTGTTTGAGGGTGTTCGTTTTTCAAAAGACTTGCGAGTATTCTGCTGTCTACTTTTTCTATTTCTTTTAATATCTTCTCCGCGTCTCCGAGCTCCAGTATGCCCCTGAACTTCTCCGCAAGGGTGGGAGGGATTACCTTTTTAATGTTCTCTATAAACTCTTCGGGTTTCTTTATCTTTATTCCAGCTTTCTTTATTTCATCCAAAAGCTCTTCCGCTATGTTCTCTATTTCCTCCTCCGGAACACTTTCCAAATCTTTGGCGAGTGCAAAGAGTTTCTGGAGTTCTTCTTCTGAGAGTTCCTTTACTATGTTCATACTGACTTCTTCGGGTAGGGAAAGCAGGAGTACTGCAGCCTTCTGAGCCTTCGATAGTGCACTCTTTTCTTGAGCCATTTTAGAATCCTAAAAATCCAAAATCTTGCTCCTTCCTCTGTATTAAACCACGTTGAACCATATTGTTCTCGAGAATCTTTATCAGGAGTTCGGGGTTGCAGTCCTTGGGACAGGAAAAGGTACAGTTCTTGCAGTGAGTACAGCTCTGGATGTTCAGGGGAACCAAATCCTTGAGTTTGTCCAGACCTTTTTTATTCCTCTTGTCAAAGACAACTCCGTAAGCTTTCGTGAAAGTGGAGGGTAGCCCGAAGTTTTTATCCGCCTGAATGGCCGGACATACGTAATTACATATACCGCAAAGGATACAGTCCCAGCTCTTCTCGGTGTTTTTGAGTTCGTCGGGCTTCAAGGGTATGTTCGTGGGAAGGGGCTCAAACCAGACTCTTCCTTTTTTTAATTTTTCATATATAAATTCATGTTCAACTACTAAATCCTTTATGGGAGGAGCTACATCAACGGGCTCTAAAGTTATGTCGTCGTACACTCTGGTGTTGCACGCGAGTTTGTGTTCTCCGTTTACCTTTACCACACACGTCCCGCAAATTCCTGCCCTGCACATCGCCCTGAAGGAAAGTGTAGGATCTATTTCCTTAATGTTTTGTAAAATTTCCAGAACCGTTTTTCCCTCTCCGTCTACTTCGTACTCCTCCCACCGAAAATCACCGTCCGAATAACGCTTTATCTTTACCTTCATACTCAAAATTTTATAGCTTTAGAATTTATTATCCAGATTATGGAACTCTTTATAGTGGAGTCTCCAACGAAGGCAAAAACCATTCAGAAGTTCCTCGGAAAAGGCTTCTTAGTTAAAGCCACACTGGGACACGTAAAGGATCTTCCCGAAAAGGAACTCGGCGTTGACCTCAGAACCCTGAAGGCAAAGTACGTATACAAAAGGGGAAAGAAAAAACTCGTGGAACAACTCAAAAAATTGTCAAGAAGGTCAAGTATAGTCTATCTGGGAACGGACCCCGACCGTGAAGGGGAAGCCATTGCCTACTTTTTAAAGAAAGATCTCGAAAAGGTAAATAAAAACATAAAGAGAGCTGTCTTTTACGAAATAACGCCGGAAGCCATAAGGGAAAGCATAAGAAACGCGGGCGACGTGAACATGAACTTAGTTTACGCCCAGTTTGCAAGGAGGATACTCGACAGACTCATAGGTTACTTAATATCCCCAATACTCTGGAAGGAGTTCAAGAACTACAAACTCTCGGCGGGAAGAGTGCAGTCGCCTGCCCTCAGACTTATAGTGGAAAGGGAAAGGGAAATTCAGAACTTTAAAGTTAAGAAGTATTACTACGTAAAGGCCTTACTCAGAAAGGGGAGTGAAGAGTTTTGGGCTATTTACGATTACCGCTACGAAAACCCCTCGGACGCAAAAATCATAGCCAAAAAGCTGGAGAAGGGATATTTCAGCGTTTACAAAGTGGAAAAGAAAAAGGAAAAAGTGTCACCTCCCAAGCCCTTTATAACCTCCGATCTCCAGTCAGAAGCAAATGCAAAGTTCGGATTTTCGAGTGAGAGGACACAGAAGTTGGCTCAGGAACTCTACGAAAAGGGATACATAACCTATCCCAGAACGGACAGCTACAGGATGAACGAAAAAAAGGCAAAGGAATTTATGAACTACATAGAAAAGAAGTACGGAAAGGAATACGTGGGAAGGTTGAGGAGGTTCAGGGAAAAGGCAACCGCGCAGGGTGCCCACGAGTGTATCAGACCAACAAGCCTGAGGGAAGAAATTCCTGAAAGGGAAGAATTGAGACTTCTTTACGACTTGATTTTCAGGAGAACGATAGCGAGTCTTATGAAAGAAATGCTCCTGGAAAGGGAAAAGGTTACGGTAGAGGCGATTACACCAGAACTCAAGCACCCTGTTTACCTCGTGGCAAAGGGATTGAAAATCGTCTTTGACGGATGGAGCAGAGTTTACCCGAGTGAGATAACCGAAGAGAAACTTCCAGAACTTTACGAAGGGGATCTATTAGATCTCGTGAAAACGACACTTGAGGAAAGGAAGACCCAGCCACCTCCGAGATACACGGAAGGAACTCTCATAAAGACCCTTGAGAAACTGGGAATAGGAAGACCTTCCACCTACGCAACTATAGTGAAAACACTGAAAGAGAGAGGGTACGTTGAAGTAAAGAAAAAAGCTTTAGTACCAACCGAGATAGCCTTTCAGGTCGTTGAATTTTTAATGGAAAGATTTCCCACACTTATGGATTACAAGTTTACCGCCCAGATGGAGGAAAAACTCGATCTCGTTGAAGAAGGAAAGCTCAATTGGAAGTCTGTAGTTTACGAGTTCATGGAAAAGATCTTCGGTAAGGAGTTGGAAATGGTAAGATAGTGGTGGCCCAGGGCGGAGTCGAACCGCCGACACCCCGGTTTTCAGCCGGGTGCTCTACCACCTGAGCTACCGGGCCTTACGACAAAAATATATTATATATTCCATTCCCTTTGAGTTCAAGTGTCATAATTTAATTGTATGCCCAAGGTGATAGTTGCAAACATAAACGCGGAGTTTGAAGGAATAGAAAATGAAACAATTATGCAAATCCTTTACAGGAACGGGATAGAAATAGACAGCGCCTGCGGCGGGCACGGGCAGTGTACTTCTTGCAAGGTACTTATAATTTCGGGTTCCGAAAATCTGTACCCTGCGGAGTTCGAAGAAAAAGACACTCTGGAAGAAAACGGCATGGATCCCGAAACGGAGAGGCTTTCGTGTCAGGCTAAACTGAACGGAAAAGGCGACGTGGTTATTTACCTTCCTTAAGGAATTTTTATGATTTTAATAAGAAACTTGAATGAATTATCATTCACGAAAGTGTATACTAAAAAAATAACAGGAGGTGGGTATGGAAACTTTCTGGGAAGTTTTTAAAAGACACGGAGTAAGTAGAAGGGATTTCTTAAAGTTTGCAACTACGATAACGGGCCTTATGGGCCTTGCCCCTTCCATGGTTCCCGAAGTCGTAAGGGCCATGGAGACTAAACCCAGAGTTCCCGTTTTATGGATACACGGACTCGAGTGCACGTGCTGTTCCGAGTCTTTCATACGTTCAGCTACTCCTCTGGCTTCCGATGTAGTTCTCTC
The genomic region above belongs to Aquifex aeolicus VF5 and contains:
- a CDS encoding acylphosphatase; the protein is MKLRIFVEGLVQGVGFRAYTKRIAESYGLNGWVRNLPDGRVEILVEGDEELIGHFIKDILKGPPAARVDKVEIIKEQSDEPVYGFDIRYS
- the fliG gene encoding flagellar motor switch protein FliG; translation: MAQEKSALSKAQKAAVLLLSLPEEVSMNIVKELSEEELQKLFALAKDLESVPEEEIENIAEELLDEIKKAGIKIKKPEEFIENIKKVIPPTLAEKFRGILELGDAEKILKEIEKVDSRILASLLKNEHPQTIALFLSQLSPKKSAEIIQNLPEELKKEVVKRIATLENVNVQYVKELAQILLEEISSLGAKEALKLEGTAVAAELLNTLDKETRELILQSIGQEDPLLEERIREKMFTFEDIRKLSDRDIIEILKVVDKNTLMIALLGAPEDIKQKFLSNMSKRAAKLFLEDMEALGPVKKSEIEKAQRQVVNIIRKMIDEGKIEIGD
- a CDS encoding succinate dehydrogenase/fumarate reductase iron-sulfur subunit, translating into MKVKIKRYSDGDFRWEEYEVDGEGKTVLEILQNIKEIDPTLSFRAMCRAGICGTCVVKVNGEHKLACNTRVYDDITLEPVDVAPPIKDLVVEHEFIYEKLKKGRVWFEPLPTNIPLKPDELKNTEKSWDCILCGICNYVCPAIQADKNFGLPSTFTKAYGVVFDKRNKKGLDKLKDLVPLNIQSCTHCKNCTFSCPKDCNPELLIKILENNMVQRGLIQRKEQDFGFLGF
- the topA gene encoding type I DNA topoisomerase → MELFIVESPTKAKTIQKFLGKGFLVKATLGHVKDLPEKELGVDLRTLKAKYVYKRGKKKLVEQLKKLSRRSSIVYLGTDPDREGEAIAYFLKKDLEKVNKNIKRAVFYEITPEAIRESIRNAGDVNMNLVYAQFARRILDRLIGYLISPILWKEFKNYKLSAGRVQSPALRLIVEREREIQNFKVKKYYYVKALLRKGSEEFWAIYDYRYENPSDAKIIAKKLEKGYFSVYKVEKKKEKVSPPKPFITSDLQSEANAKFGFSSERTQKLAQELYEKGYITYPRTDSYRMNEKKAKEFMNYIEKKYGKEYVGRLRRFREKATAQGAHECIRPTSLREEIPEREELRLLYDLIFRRTIASLMKEMLLEREKVTVEAITPELKHPVYLVAKGLKIVFDGWSRVYPSEITEEKLPELYEGDLLDLVKTTLEERKTQPPPRYTEGTLIKTLEKLGIGRPSTYATIVKTLKERGYVEVKKKALVPTEIAFQVVEFLMERFPTLMDYKFTAQMEEKLDLVEEGKLNWKSVVYEFMEKIFGKELEMVR
- a CDS encoding 2Fe-2S iron-sulfur cluster-binding protein: MPKVIVANINAEFEGIENETIMQILYRNGIEIDSACGGHGQCTSCKVLIISGSENLYPAEFEEKDTLEENGMDPETERLSCQAKLNGKGDVVIYLP